The genomic interval GCGACATTGAGCGAAGCAGCATCATCATGCCTTCTGCCTTCGGACAAGCATCCATAACATCGGTTCTAGGGCCAACATCAAACGTTGGAATACCGCGAACACAGGCTGCAATCTCTGAACGCTCATCTACAATTCCTACCTTTCGGCCCTGCCATCCGCTTGCTTCTAGGCTTGGCCATAACCCATAGCTGACTGATCTCGCAATGTCACGTACGAGTGTTGTTTTACCTTGCTGCGGTGGAGCTAGAATGAGAGTGGAATGCAGCGTTTTTCTCGTCCGATCGATTAGTTTGGGCAGGAGAAGCGCACTCGCTCCGATCACTTCTCTAGCAACTCGAATATTGAATGCGCCAATATCGCGGATACCTCGTACAACGCCGCTGTCGAGTATCGTCCTGCCCGCTAGTCCAATGCGATGTCCGCCTGAAACCGTTATAAAGCCCCTTCTCAGTTCCTCCTCCATCGCATACAAGGAATAGTTGGTAATGCGTTCGAGCAGCTTGCGACATGTGTCTGCCGAAGGCTTGTATGCTCCGTCGGCAGCCTGACGCAGCGTCCCGTCAATCATCATAAATCGAGACTGTCCGCGGAACCCTATTTCTAGCGGTCGTCCCTCTCGAAT from Paenibacillus sp. FSL K6-3182 carries:
- the spoIIIAA gene encoding stage III sporulation protein AA; protein product: MLARVSHLLPLELKTLLERLPEQMQEQLEEIRIREGRPLEIGFRGQSRFMMIDGTLRQAADGAYKPSADTCRKLLERITNYSLYAMEEELRRGFITVSGGHRIGLAGRTILDSGVVRGIRDIGAFNIRVAREVIGASALLLPKLIDRTRKTLHSTLILAPPQQGKTTLVRDIARSVSYGLWPSLEASGWQGRKVGIVDERSEIAACVRGIPTFDVGPRTDVMDACPKAEGMMMLLRSMSPEVMIIDEIGRPEDAEAIREASHAGISVVATAHAYDLQDARGRPVLLKLLEEGAFTYVVELKRTDQGIMHRVVPAEAVAERSPAREPKTPNRQLADTVPSFSGRFRAGDP